In Actinoplanes sp. NBC_00393, a single genomic region encodes these proteins:
- a CDS encoding PHP domain-containing protein, with protein sequence MPLPGDSHVHSEWSWDAVHGSMEKTCARAVEIGLPAIAFTEHVDHHSWLAPVDGPYANDRITAAADPAGLFTPPVFDAAGYLETISRCRERFPDLHILTGLEMGEPHRFAGQLAALLSTGTFDRVLGSLHCLPDGDHYAEPWGIYPHRDAAEVLREYLAEVIRLVDATGDFAVLAHIDYPVRFWPTAPFDPAAFEEEFRAALRATARSGRALEINTRLPLHATILGWWREEGGRTVSFGSDAHYPEAVGHGFREAAAMAEAYGFRPGDTPYDFWRRSL encoded by the coding sequence ATGCCGTTACCCGGGGACAGCCATGTGCACAGCGAGTGGTCCTGGGACGCGGTGCACGGCTCGATGGAGAAGACCTGCGCCCGGGCCGTGGAGATCGGGCTTCCGGCGATCGCGTTCACCGAGCACGTCGATCACCATTCGTGGCTCGCGCCGGTCGACGGGCCGTACGCGAACGACCGGATCACCGCGGCGGCCGACCCGGCCGGGCTGTTCACCCCGCCCGTTTTCGATGCCGCCGGCTATCTGGAGACGATCTCGCGCTGTCGTGAGCGCTTCCCTGACCTGCACATTCTCACCGGCCTGGAGATGGGGGAGCCGCACCGGTTCGCGGGGCAGCTCGCGGCTCTTCTCTCGACCGGGACGTTCGACCGGGTGCTCGGGTCGCTGCACTGCCTGCCGGACGGTGATCACTACGCCGAGCCGTGGGGGATCTATCCGCATCGGGACGCGGCGGAGGTGCTGCGGGAGTATCTCGCCGAGGTGATCCGGCTGGTCGATGCCACCGGGGACTTCGCGGTGCTGGCCCACATCGACTACCCGGTCCGGTTCTGGCCTACGGCGCCGTTCGATCCGGCAGCGTTCGAGGAGGAGTTCCGGGCCGCGCTGCGGGCGACCGCCCGGTCCGGCCGGGCTCTGGAGATCAACACGCGTCTGCCGCTGCACGCGACGATCCTCGGCTGGTGGCGCGAGGAGGGCGGCCGGACGGTGTCGTTCGGCAGCGACGCCCACTATCCCGAGGCGGTCGGGCACGGCTTCCGCGAGGCGGCGGCGATGGCCGAGGCGTACGGATTCCGGCCCGGCGACACCCCTTACGACTTCTGGCGCCGCTCTCTCTGA
- a CDS encoding SDR family NAD(P)-dependent oxidoreductase, which produces MTGDAVGVDPDRLAACLAVLAEVEALPVEHPDAVRVRRAVGGLFKTAKLQRRRDRRDAVLANDKAVTEQTATGAPGRIDDETAGIPLKSTVRGATAGVLKQARGCYVCKQRYTVVDAFYHQLCPSCAELNHARRDARTDLSGRRALLTGGRAKIGMYIALRLLRDGADLTITTRFPHDAVRRFAAMPDSADWLHRLRVVGIDLRDPAQVVGLADSVAARGPLDILINNAAQTVRRTAGAYSAIAAAENEPLPGGKLPELEYFGTAGASPAAALTAGTSTLSPQQITELALTARSTAIDAGGLVPDTTSTNSWSDRVHEVDPLELLEVQLCNVTAPFILVSRLRAAMLASPFPRRYVVNVSAMEGIFARGYKGAGHPHTNMAKASLNMLTRTSAVDMFADGILMTSVDTGWITDERPHPTKMRLHEEGFHAPLDLVDGAARVYDPIVRGELGEDVYGCFLKDYAPVAW; this is translated from the coding sequence ATGACCGGTGACGCCGTGGGCGTGGACCCGGACCGCCTCGCGGCATGCCTTGCCGTGCTGGCCGAGGTCGAGGCCTTGCCGGTGGAGCACCCGGACGCGGTGCGGGTGCGGCGGGCGGTCGGCGGGCTGTTCAAGACGGCGAAGCTGCAGCGCCGCCGGGATCGCCGGGACGCGGTTCTGGCGAACGACAAGGCGGTGACGGAGCAGACCGCGACCGGCGCGCCGGGGCGGATCGACGACGAGACCGCCGGGATTCCGCTGAAGAGCACGGTTCGCGGGGCGACTGCCGGGGTGCTGAAGCAGGCGCGCGGATGCTATGTGTGCAAGCAGCGGTACACCGTGGTGGACGCGTTCTACCACCAGCTCTGCCCGTCCTGCGCCGAGCTGAATCATGCGCGCCGCGACGCGCGTACCGATTTGTCCGGTCGCCGGGCGCTGCTCACCGGCGGCCGCGCCAAGATCGGGATGTACATCGCGCTGCGGCTGTTGCGCGACGGCGCGGATCTGACGATCACCACGCGCTTCCCGCACGATGCGGTCCGCCGCTTCGCGGCGATGCCGGACAGCGCGGACTGGCTGCACCGGCTGCGGGTCGTGGGCATCGATCTGCGGGACCCGGCCCAGGTGGTCGGCCTGGCAGACTCGGTCGCGGCCCGAGGGCCGCTGGACATTCTGATCAACAACGCGGCCCAGACTGTACGGCGTACCGCAGGCGCCTACTCGGCTATCGCAGCCGCCGAAAATGAGCCGCTGCCCGGCGGAAAGCTCCCCGAACTCGAGTATTTCGGAACCGCCGGCGCCTCCCCGGCTGCCGCCCTGACCGCGGGCACGTCCACGCTCTCCCCGCAGCAGATCACCGAGCTGGCGCTGACCGCCCGGTCGACCGCGATCGACGCGGGTGGTCTGGTGCCGGACACGACGTCGACGAACAGCTGGAGCGACCGGGTGCACGAGGTCGACCCGCTGGAGCTGCTCGAGGTTCAGCTGTGCAATGTGACCGCGCCGTTCATCCTGGTCAGTCGCCTGCGCGCGGCGATGCTCGCGTCGCCGTTCCCCCGGCGGTACGTGGTGAACGTGTCCGCCATGGAGGGGATCTTCGCCCGCGGCTACAAGGGGGCGGGGCACCCGCACACCAACATGGCGAAGGCGTCGCTGAACATGCTGACCCGCACCAGCGCGGTCGACATGTTCGCCGACGGCATCCTGATGACCAGCGTGGACACCGGCTGGATCACCGACGAACGGCCGCACCCGACGAAGATGCGGCTGCACGAGGAGGGCTTCCACGCCCCGCTCGACCTGGTCGACGGCGCGGCCCGGGTGTACGACCCGATCGTCCGCGGTGAACTCGGCGAGGACGTGTACGGCTGCTTCCTGAAGGACTACGCCCCGGTCGCGTGGTGA
- the yidC gene encoding membrane protein insertase YidC produces MSSLMAVVYTAISAILLFWHDVWFRVFGDADGWQTDWAWVLGIVFLVLTVRTALIPLVVRQVRAQRAIQRLQPQIAALREKHRGDLPAMQAELAKLYQTEKIKPMASLLPLLVQAPILFGLLHVLRHVRPDVTSEASRTLYGWTLTQFDSAVHAKLFGAPIAAGFNSTAEQLSLLGASSLTVKIVTAALILIMTATTYLSTRQMISKSGPATDAQGRLVQRLMLYGFPLSLLISGVLFPVGVVLYWLVQNLYALGQQAWILRRYPLVKPASPAPPAPTHPVASAGSTSPARSATPAPRVGAKPARPKRRRS; encoded by the coding sequence ATGTCCTCCTTGATGGCTGTCGTCTACACGGCGATCTCCGCGATTCTGTTGTTCTGGCACGACGTCTGGTTCCGGGTGTTCGGCGACGCCGACGGCTGGCAGACCGACTGGGCCTGGGTGCTCGGCATCGTCTTCCTGGTCCTCACCGTCCGCACCGCGCTGATCCCGCTGGTGGTCCGGCAGGTGCGGGCGCAGCGGGCGATCCAGCGGCTGCAACCGCAGATCGCCGCGCTGCGCGAGAAACACCGCGGTGATCTGCCCGCCATGCAGGCCGAGCTGGCCAAGCTCTACCAGACCGAGAAGATCAAACCGATGGCGAGCCTGCTGCCGTTGCTGGTGCAGGCGCCGATCCTGTTCGGCCTGCTGCACGTGCTGCGCCATGTGCGGCCCGACGTGACAAGCGAGGCCTCCCGCACGCTGTACGGCTGGACCCTCACCCAGTTCGACAGCGCCGTGCACGCCAAGCTGTTCGGCGCGCCGATCGCGGCCGGCTTCAACTCGACCGCGGAGCAGCTGAGCCTGCTCGGCGCGTCCTCCCTGACCGTGAAGATCGTCACCGCCGCCCTGATCCTGATCATGACCGCGACGACGTACCTCTCCACCCGCCAGATGATCAGCAAATCCGGCCCGGCGACGGATGCGCAGGGCCGGCTGGTGCAGCGCCTGATGCTGTACGGGTTCCCGCTCTCCCTGCTGATCTCCGGCGTGCTGTTCCCGGTCGGCGTCGTCCTGTACTGGCTCGTGCAGAACCTCTACGCCCTCGGCCAGCAGGCGTGGATCCTGCGCCGCTACCCCCTGGTCAAGCCGGCGTCACCCGCACCGCCGGCTCCCACCCACCCGGTCGCCTCCGCCGGTTCGACGTCCCCGGCCCGTTCGGCAACCCCGGCGCCCAGGGTCGGCGCGAAGCCGGCCAGACCGAAGCGCCGCCGCTCCTGA
- a CDS encoding DUF6412 domain-containing protein produces MIWVEALWRLVSVLTESGPTGLLLGAGAIAGVLLVTVLTASVLLGGRTAAVNPGASRRVLRERARRTGVPRYRDPDAAGRTRPRGPTAALAAA; encoded by the coding sequence GTGATCTGGGTCGAGGCGTTGTGGCGCTTGGTCAGCGTGCTGACCGAGTCCGGCCCGACCGGTCTGCTGCTCGGAGCGGGCGCGATCGCCGGTGTGCTGCTGGTGACCGTCCTCACCGCCAGTGTGCTGCTCGGCGGCCGGACAGCCGCCGTCAACCCCGGCGCCAGTCGCCGGGTCTTGCGGGAACGCGCCCGGCGGACCGGTGTGCCCCGCTATCGCGACCCTGACGCCGCCGGGCGGACCCGGCCTCGAGGACCCACCGCGGCCCTCGCGGCCGCCTGA
- a CDS encoding DEAD/DEAH box helicase, which yields MDRDSPDLTAVVTVAAAEVRVLHGLLGADGAIALWAETDADRSPGGARRRGDAPDHPFAVPADALPAGAARPVTLMLPSTSAGPLSSPQLGLPSRRGTPRARPWRVPAVEVPFLDSDLVAEFDGRAAPSVGWLVEFCAFAASLVRRGRVLPGVRLDGPRPAAWWRPVLIGADAVRAASLRDRMPPACRAGQTRAAERGAVARRRRQAPGPASRAAVSSADVFTADGFMADGSTADVFAAALERLVDGLVRTRLAEAGVVLADYGWLAALTGEPEFEAAPALVDELTGRLDAWFAQAARGAEVRVCFRLSDPREHEPVMPAEVPLPEDAWRLEFLLQAADEPSVLVSAADVWRDQYAPLSRWTSHPQERLLAGLGRAARLYPELGEALRGTHPTEMLLDTEGAHRFLSHAALLEEAGYGVLLPAWWRRRPSLGLSLNVRGRDPVSTVLRDRAVGLREMVDYQWGLALGGRTLTEHELADLARAKVPLVRLRGRWVFLDPQRLAAGLDFLRRGGGTMTAGDALKVMRLLPPEELPLPVTDARGEGWLADLLTGRLDQSLELLPPPEGLAGVLRPYQIRGFSWLAFLESLGLGACLADDMGLGKTVQLLALLLHHRAGPALLICPLSVLGNWQREAARFAPSLRVRVLHGADREGPAALADGADLVLTTYATAVRDADALAGIEWDRVVLDEAQHIKNAGGSAAKAVRRFPARNRIALTGTPVENRLSELWSILDFVNPGLLASAHTFRARFAVPIERYGEEDAAARLRQATRPFLLRRTKLDPHISADLPAKRHVRHLCGMTTEQVSLYRAVLDELEDRLAEPGEKWRKGLVLAAMTKLKQVCVHPALVLKDNSPLPGRSGKIDRLEEILDHALGVGESVLCFTQFARFGGMLVPHLAARFGVPVKFLHGGTPRGARDAMVAEFQQADRPGVFVLSLKAGGTGLNLTAANHVVHVDRWWNPAAETQASDRAYRIGQRRDVHVHNLVCLGTLEERIDQLVADKGVLAERVVGSGEGWLSALTAQELRDLFALAPEAIVD from the coding sequence ATGGACCGTGACTCACCAGATCTGACCGCCGTGGTCACGGTTGCCGCTGCCGAGGTTCGCGTGCTGCACGGCCTCCTCGGGGCCGACGGTGCGATCGCGTTGTGGGCGGAGACCGATGCCGACCGCTCGCCGGGCGGAGCGAGGCGGCGGGGTGACGCGCCCGACCATCCGTTCGCGGTGCCGGCCGATGCCCTTCCGGCGGGCGCCGCGCGGCCGGTCACGCTGATGCTGCCCTCGACGAGCGCCGGGCCGCTGTCCTCCCCGCAGCTCGGGCTGCCGTCACGCCGGGGGACGCCACGTGCGCGGCCCTGGCGGGTGCCCGCGGTCGAGGTGCCGTTCCTGGATTCCGATCTGGTGGCCGAGTTCGACGGGCGGGCCGCGCCGTCGGTCGGCTGGCTGGTCGAGTTCTGCGCGTTCGCGGCGAGCCTGGTGCGGCGCGGGCGGGTGCTGCCCGGCGTGCGCCTCGACGGCCCGCGCCCGGCCGCGTGGTGGCGGCCGGTGCTGATCGGGGCCGATGCGGTGCGGGCCGCGTCGCTTCGTGACCGGATGCCCCCGGCCTGCCGGGCCGGGCAGACCCGTGCGGCCGAGCGCGGCGCCGTGGCGCGCCGCCGCAGACAGGCGCCGGGGCCGGCGTCCCGGGCGGCCGTGTCCTCGGCGGACGTCTTCACCGCTGACGGGTTCATGGCGGACGGGTCCACGGCGGATGTGTTTGCGGCCGCGCTGGAGCGGCTGGTTGATGGGCTGGTGCGGACCCGGCTGGCCGAGGCCGGCGTGGTGCTGGCCGACTACGGCTGGCTGGCCGCGCTCACCGGGGAGCCCGAGTTCGAGGCAGCGCCGGCGCTGGTCGACGAGCTGACCGGGCGGCTCGACGCGTGGTTCGCCCAGGCGGCGCGTGGGGCCGAGGTCCGGGTGTGCTTCCGGCTCAGCGATCCGCGGGAGCACGAGCCGGTGATGCCCGCCGAGGTGCCGCTGCCCGAGGACGCCTGGCGGCTGGAGTTCCTGCTGCAGGCCGCCGACGAGCCCAGCGTGCTGGTCAGCGCCGCCGACGTGTGGCGCGATCAGTATGCGCCGCTCAGCCGGTGGACCTCGCATCCGCAGGAGCGGCTGCTGGCCGGGCTCGGGCGGGCCGCCCGGCTCTACCCGGAGCTGGGCGAGGCGCTGCGCGGCACCCACCCGACCGAGATGCTGCTCGACACCGAGGGCGCCCACCGGTTCCTCAGCCACGCCGCGCTGCTCGAGGAGGCCGGCTACGGGGTGCTGCTGCCGGCCTGGTGGCGGCGACGGCCCAGCCTCGGGCTCTCGCTGAACGTGCGGGGTCGCGACCCGGTCTCCACCGTGCTGCGGGACCGGGCGGTCGGGTTGCGCGAGATGGTCGACTACCAGTGGGGGCTGGCTCTCGGGGGGCGCACTCTCACCGAGCACGAGCTGGCCGACCTGGCCCGCGCCAAGGTGCCCCTGGTCCGGCTGCGCGGGCGCTGGGTGTTCCTGGACCCGCAGCGGCTCGCCGCCGGCCTCGACTTCCTGCGCCGCGGCGGCGGCACGATGACCGCCGGGGACGCGCTCAAGGTGATGCGGCTGCTCCCGCCCGAGGAGCTGCCGCTGCCGGTGACCGACGCGCGCGGCGAGGGCTGGCTGGCCGACCTGCTGACCGGGCGCCTCGACCAGAGCCTCGAGCTGCTGCCCCCGCCGGAGGGCCTGGCCGGCGTGCTCCGGCCGTACCAGATTCGGGGTTTCTCCTGGCTGGCCTTCCTGGAGTCGCTGGGCCTGGGCGCCTGCCTCGCCGACGACATGGGTCTGGGCAAGACCGTGCAGCTGCTGGCGCTGCTGCTGCACCACCGGGCCGGGCCCGCGCTGCTGATCTGCCCGCTGTCGGTGCTGGGCAACTGGCAGCGGGAGGCGGCGCGGTTCGCGCCGTCGCTGCGGGTCCGGGTGCTGCACGGTGCCGATCGGGAGGGCCCGGCGGCGCTGGCCGACGGCGCCGACCTGGTGCTGACGACCTATGCGACGGCCGTCCGCGACGCCGACGCCCTCGCCGGGATCGAGTGGGACCGGGTGGTGCTCGACGAGGCGCAGCACATCAAGAACGCCGGTGGCAGCGCGGCGAAAGCGGTCCGCCGGTTCCCGGCCCGCAACCGGATCGCGCTGACCGGTACCCCGGTGGAGAACCGGCTGTCCGAGCTCTGGTCGATCCTCGACTTCGTCAACCCGGGCCTGCTGGCGTCGGCGCACACGTTCCGGGCCCGGTTCGCGGTGCCCATCGAGCGCTACGGGGAGGAGGATGCGGCCGCCCGCCTGCGCCAGGCGACCCGGCCGTTCCTGCTGCGGCGTACGAAGCTGGACCCGCACATCTCCGCCGACCTGCCCGCCAAGCGGCACGTCCGGCACCTGTGCGGGATGACGACCGAGCAGGTCAGCCTCTACCGGGCGGTCCTCGACGAGCTGGAGGACCGCCTCGCCGAGCCGGGGGAGAAGTGGCGCAAGGGCCTGGTGCTGGCCGCCATGACCAAGCTCAAACAGGTGTGCGTGCACCCGGCGCTGGTGCTCAAGGACAACTCGCCGCTGCCCGGCCGCTCCGGCAAGATCGACCGTCTCGAGGAGATCCTGGACCACGCGCTCGGCGTGGGGGAGAGCGTGCTGTGCTTCACCCAGTTCGCCCGGTTCGGCGGGATGCTCGTGCCGCACCTGGCCGCGCGGTTCGGCGTGCCGGTGAAATTCCTGCACGGTGGCACACCACGGGGCGCCCGGGACGCCATGGTCGCGGAGTTTCAGCAGGCCGACCGGCCGGGGGTCTTCGTGCTCTCGCTGAAAGCCGGCGGCACCGGGCTGAACCTGACCGCCGCCAACCACGTCGTGCACGTCGACCGCTGGTGGAACCCGGCGGCCGAGACCCAGGCCTCCGACCGGGCGTACCGGATCGGGCAGCGCCGCGACGTGCACGTCCACAACCTGGTCTGCCTCGGCACCCTGGAGGAGCGCATCGACCAGCTCGTCGCCGACAAGGGGGTCCTCGCCGAGCGCGTGGTCGGCAGCGGCGAGGGCTGGCTCAGCGCGCTCACCGCTCAGGAACTGCGCGACCTGTTCGCCCTGGCCCCGGAGGCGATCGTTGACTGA
- a CDS encoding DUF5990 family protein: protein MRIRIEGHDLPGRPGAPQAEQLRLGGVHVGVQRKSEVVGRVPVHEDRAVWELEVDTREVDGFVDVGGPWVHGRPGARFLYLSWGSVDGDTFAMFRRAKLLFGDIPGQLLRAAADGRGTLVGRLGLTDPDGGPRCARVRPPDLSWTLEW from the coding sequence ATGCGGATCCGGATCGAAGGCCACGACCTGCCCGGGCGGCCCGGTGCCCCGCAGGCCGAGCAGTTGCGGCTCGGTGGCGTGCATGTGGGGGTGCAGCGCAAGAGCGAGGTCGTCGGGCGGGTGCCGGTCCACGAGGATCGGGCGGTCTGGGAGCTGGAGGTCGACACCCGCGAGGTGGACGGGTTCGTCGACGTCGGCGGCCCGTGGGTGCACGGCCGGCCCGGCGCCCGCTTCCTCTACCTGAGCTGGGGCTCGGTCGACGGGGACACGTTCGCGATGTTCCGGCGGGCCAAGCTGCTGTTCGGCGACATCCCCGGCCAGTTGCTGCGCGCGGCTGCCGACGGCCGCGGCACCCTGGTCGGCCGCCTCGGCCTGACCGACCCGGACGGCGGCCCGCGCTGCGCCCGGGTCCGGCCGCCGGACCTCAGCTGGACCTTGGAGTGGTGA
- a CDS encoding SWIM zinc finger family protein encodes MTDFPLAFLGMFESLRMGPTFARGRRDERAGHVRSLTVSSSLAVALVRGPDDPNAFRARIAVRAFGAADWGRVEKALVSEARYVADLLSGRMPAGIEAVFDGAGLGLLPLSLDEVAMDCSCERWPMPCVHLAATTYALARAFETDPFEVFAWRGRSRDELLMRLRHLRESAAVDALETSAPAPETPEAPVDVLIDPEDPGAFWGSDADVEPEPVSGVRPDALLDQLDPPAISHHGEPVVEVLRPAYRALSDDERA; translated from the coding sequence TTGACTGACTTCCCCCTGGCGTTCCTGGGCATGTTCGAGTCCCTGCGGATGGGGCCGACCTTCGCCCGCGGCCGCCGCGACGAGCGCGCCGGGCACGTGCGCAGCCTGACCGTCTCCAGCAGCCTGGCCGTCGCGCTGGTGCGCGGGCCCGACGACCCGAACGCTTTCCGGGCGCGCATCGCGGTCCGGGCGTTCGGGGCGGCCGACTGGGGCCGCGTCGAGAAAGCCCTGGTCTCCGAGGCCCGCTACGTCGCCGACCTGCTCAGTGGGCGGATGCCGGCCGGGATCGAGGCCGTTTTCGACGGGGCCGGGCTGGGGCTGCTGCCGCTCTCGCTCGACGAGGTGGCGATGGACTGCAGCTGCGAGCGGTGGCCGATGCCGTGCGTGCACCTGGCGGCCACGACCTATGCGCTGGCCCGGGCGTTCGAGACGGACCCGTTCGAGGTGTTCGCCTGGCGCGGCCGGTCGCGCGACGAGCTGCTGATGCGCCTGCGTCACCTGCGGGAGTCGGCGGCGGTGGACGCGCTCGAGACGTCGGCGCCGGCGCCCGAGACGCCGGAAGCGCCCGTCGACGTTCTGATCGATCCGGAGGATCCGGGCGCGTTCTGGGGGAGCGACGCCGATGTGGAGCCGGAGCCGGTTTCCGGGGTGCGGCCCGACGCGCTGCTCGACCAGCTGGATCCACCGGCGATCAGCCACCATGGGGAACCGGTGGTGGAGGTGCTGCGGCCGGCGTACCGGGCGTTGTCCGACGACGAGCGTGCCTAG